A genomic stretch from Capricornis sumatraensis isolate serow.1 chromosome 4, serow.2, whole genome shotgun sequence includes:
- the LOC138078638 gene encoding calphotin-like, which yields MGKFKLSSLPDSQVVLLAPVILPVDDPVVSDPSADVLVVHNPPGDGLVVFEPSAEVLVVANTPVDDLVVSKPTTDVCVVHIASDDGPVVPKLTREILVVLLNPSVDIAVPNLSADFPLVLDPVTVVPASPDDGPTVSEPTIDGPVVPDPPDLMFPVASTDDTVVDDLISPFPVGLDPLADGPVVPKPTKEIVVVPVRPSVDPDVPLPSSEDPLDPDLITVVSVFADNGPAVSELTTDGLLAPDAPGLVVPIASAETTVVDEPKSLDSVVHDSTVDGSIVPAPKTETLVVPVRSTDDLIISDVPDDGASVPETTTDVLVVIVSLPALPVVCDPSIDGLLVLVSVTLVSFSPDDSPLVLETSPDVTVVLVIPDDGVLVPEATREILVVVVSSAGDRVNPDTSPDFPLVPDPITVVLVSPDKGPAVSKSALDILVAIVSPPADPVVSDPSADVVRVFDSITVVLVSPDDGLVVPEPTTEILVVLVSPAVDPVVPEPSLTDPFILDSVTVVSVSPDDGSVVPELTIEMLVVLSPAVDSVLPNPSLGDPLVLDSVTVVPVSPDDGLVVHEPTTETLVTLASPAVDSVVSDLSPNDPLVLDSVREVPVLPDDGTGVPETTTETLVVLISPPVDPIVPDPSSDDPLTLDSTTLVSVSPDDGLLVPEPTIEILLGLVSPATDLLVSDMSPDDALVLDSGRLVPVSTDDDDPVAPDDSKDGLRLLESTPEIIVVPTIPFVDTDGVISSVEDKLDPEPIKMELVFPDDDSVGRETISYGIVVPGTGYNETWTGVSEPTPGAAVADDPPGDDPGLTAPPDKGKLVPDLMKSVPVAPDRVTVGSELTGGLPLAPAPPAVDGSGVPGAPDRGTLVPDPTTVAPVAPDDGEVVPEPGPRVPVASELPADDPGVTGAPETGTLVPDITLVLVSPESGAVAADPAPLLPVAADPPGVEPGKPDTAVEARPGSDPITALVLVTPGNRLVGSESAPGC from the exons CTTCACTTCCTGACTCCCAAGTTGTTCTCCTGGCTCCTGTGATTTTACCAGTTGATGACCCAGTTGTCTCGGACCCTTCAGCTGATGTCCTAGTTGTCCATAATCCTCCAGGTGATGGTCTAGTTGTCTTCGAACCTTCAGCTGAGGTGCTAGTTGTCGCTAATACTCCAGTTGATGATCTAGTTGTCTCTAAACCTACAACAGATGTTTGTGTTGTCCACATCGCCTCAGATGATGGTCCAGTAGTGCCTAAACTTACGAGAGAGATTCTAGTCGTTCTTCTCAATCCATCTGTTGATATAGCTGTCCCTAATCTTTCAGCTGATTTTCCACTTGTTCTTGATCCTGTAACAGTGGTCCCTGCTTCTCCAGATGATGGTCCAACTGTCTCTGAACCTACAATAGATGGTCCAGTTGTGCCTGATCCTCCAGATCTAATGTTCCCTGTAGCATCAACTGATGATACAGTGGTTGATGATCTTATATCTCCTTTCCCAGTTGGCCTTGATCCTCTGGCTGACGGTCCAGTTGTTCCTAAGCCTACAAAAGAGATTGTAGTGGTTCCTGTCCGTCCATCTGTTGATCCAGATGTCCCTCTTCCTTCAAGTGAAGATCCACTTGATCCTGATCTTATAACAGTGGTCTCTGTTTTTGCAGATAATGGACCAGCTGTCTCTGAACTTACAACAGATGGTCTACTTGCCCCTGATGCTCCAGGTCTAGTGGTTCCTATAGCATCAGCTGAAACTACAGTGGTTGATGAACCTAAATCTCTGGACTCAGTTGTCCATGATTCTACAGTTGATGGTTCTATTGTTCCTGCACCTAAAACAGAGACTTTAGTTGTTCCAGTCAGGTCAACTGATGACCTAATCATCTCTGATGTTCCAGATGATGGTGCATCTGTTCCTGAAACTACAACAGATGTTCTGGTAGTTATTGTCAGTCTACCTGCTCTTCCAGTTGTCTGTGATCCTTCAATTGATGGTCTGCTCGTTCTTGTTTCAGTAACTCTGGTCTCTTTTTCTCCAGATGATAGTCCACTTGTCCTTGAAACTTCACCAGATGTTACAGTTGTCCTTGTCATTCCAGATGATGGTGTACTTGTTCCTGAAGCTACACGAGAGATCCTAGTGGTTGTAGTCAGTTCAGCAGGTGATCGAGTTAACCCTGATACTTCACCTGATTTTCCACTTGTTCCTGATCCTATAACAGTGGTCCTTGTTTCTCCAGATAAAGGACCAGCTGTTTCTAAATCAGCACTAGATATTCTAGTAGCTATTGTCAGTCCACCTGCTGATCCAGTTGTTAGTGACCCTTCAGCTGATGTTGTACGTGTTTTTGATTCAATAACAGTGGTCCTTGTTTCTCCAGATGATGGTCTAGTTGTTCCTGAGCCTACTACAGAGATTCTAGTGGTTCTTGTCAGTCCAGCTGTTGATCCAGTTGTCCCTGAACCTTCACTTACTGATCCATTCATCCTAGATTCAGTAACAGTGGTTTCTGTTTCTCCAGATGATGGTTCAGTTGTCCCTGAACTTACAATTGAGATGCTAGTGGTTCTCAGTCCAGCTGTTGACTCAGTTCTCCCTAATCCTTCACTTGGTGATCCACTAGTTCTGGATTCAGTAACAGTGGTCCCTGTTTCTCCAGATGATGGTCTAGTTGTCCATGAACCTACAACTGAGACTCTAGTTACTCTGGCCAGTCCAGCTGTTGATTCAGTTGTCTCTGATCTTTCACCTAATGATCCATTAGTCCTAGATTCAGTAAGAGAAGTTCCTGTTTTGCCAGATGATGGCACAGGTGTCCCTGAAACTACAACAGAGACTCTAGTGGTTCTTATCAGTCCACCTGTTGATCCAATTGTTCCTGATCCTTCATCAGATGATCCACTAACTCTAGATTCAACAACACTGGTCTCTGTTTCTCCAGATGATGGTCTACTTGTTCCTGAACCTACAATTGAAATTCTACTTGGTCTCGTTAGTCCAGCTACTGATCTGCTTGTCTCTGACATGTCACCTGATGATGCACTAGTTCTAGATTCAGGAAGACTGGTGCCTGTTTCTACAGATGATG ATGATCCAGTTGCTCCTGATGATTCAAAAGATGGTCTGAGACTCCTGGAATCTACACCAGAGATTATAGTTGTTCCTACTATTCCATTTGTTGATACAGATGGTGTTATTTCTTCAGTTGAAGACAAACTGGATCCTGAACCTATAAAAATGGAACTTGTTTTTCCAGATGACGATTCAGTTGGCAGAGAAACGATATCATATGGCATTGTGGTTCCTGGAACTGGATATAATG AAACCTGGACAGGTGTTTCTGAACCTACACCAGGTGCTGCAGTTGCTGATGACCctcctggtgatgatccagggctcactgctcctccagataaaggtaagcTGGTCCCAGATCTTATGAAATCAGTCCCCGTTGCTCCAGATAGGGTGACGGTTGGCTCTGAACTGACAGGAGGTCTTCCActcgctcctgctcctcctgcggtGGATGGTTCAGGGGTTCCAGGTGCTCCGGATAGGGGTACGCTGGTTCCTGATCCTACAACAGTTGCCCCTGTTGCTCCAGACGATGGGGAAGTGGTCCCTGAACCTGGACCACGCGTTCCGGTTGCTTCCGAACTTCCTGCTGATGATCCAGGGGTCACTGGTGCTCCAGAGACAGGTACGTTGGTTCCTGATATAACACTggtcctggtttctcctgagagtgGGGCCGTAGCCGCTGACCCTGCCCCACTTCTTCCGGTTGCTGCAGATCCTCCTGGTGTGGAGCCAGGCAAGCCTGATACTGCAGTTGAAGCTAGACCGGGCTCAGATCCGATTACAGCACTCGTTCTCGTAACCCCAGGCAATAGGCTGGTGGGCTCGGAAAGTGCGCCAGGTTGTTGA